atatatatatatatatatatatataagaaaacgccaatttacttatttatttttttttatttacagaattcTACGATTTCCAAGGCGCTGAAGACGAACTGGCCGCCCACCTACTGGCCACCCATATCACAAGGCTGGTGCACCGCGCCCGCAAGAAGACCTTGGTCAAACTGATCTGCCCCAcctacgaggaggaggaggagttccaGGTGAGTCGACGCCCACCACTGACTGGGGCGTGAAATGATATAATGGAAGCTAGTTGGAGTTTTAGAATGAGAGATTAATTTTGCTTTGGAATTTggtaacacacagagagagagagagaaagcgtataGTTTTATGGGATTGATTCATGGCttctaaaactggcgtcacacagATTTATGGGACGAATTGGCTTTGAAatttggtaagagagagagagagagagagagagagagaacatatagtTTTATGGGATTGATTCATGGCTTGTAGAAATGGTGTTACAGAGATTCATGGGACGAATTGGCTTtgaaatttggttaaaaaaaaacgaaagtactTTATAGGACTATTTAGTTTTGACTTTTGGTAAACACAAGTTACATAGGACTAATTTGCTTTgacatttggtaaacaaaaagtaGTTTTATAAGACTATTTTGCCTTGACATCTGGTACAGAAAACAAGAAATAGGTCTTATTATGAAAAGGAGACATAAACAAGGAATCTATGTATGGAAATGAAACACctaatataatgagagagagagagagagagagagagagagagagagagagagagagagagaatgtccatgtgaaaatggagatgaaacctagtataaacagagagagaatgattaaattgaaagggaaatgaaatttattctaaataatatataatatatatatatatatatatatatataatatatatatatatatatatatatatatatatatagagaagagagagagagagagagagagagagagagagagagagagagagagcattaaaccGTGTGGGGACCGAAATAACCTTGAGGAAGGCTATAGCAGTCGTATAGGTACGCTACATGACCAACAATCTGAAGAAAATAACTCCCACACATCACAAAGgaacgccgagagagagagagagagagagagagagagagagagagagaggaaaccacaGCAGCTTATTTTAGGCGCCAGCTCTTATTTAGACGCATCATTGTGTGTTGCAAAATATATTAAGTTGTCTGGTTGAGGTTCATTTATGAGTTTTACTTTCAGTCGCTTTGTATTTTAACCTGTTTAAAGATTTGTTTTAAAGGTTAAGGTCAACTCAGTGTTGCACCAATATTAGAAGTAAAAAGCTAAAGACGAGAAACCAACAAAAACAAATCCCTAACGTCCTTTTGACGTTTTCTTCTGCAGAAAAACTTCGGGGGAGGAAACCGCCAGTGGTGGAGTAAATTGCTCTCAACCCGGGGCGACGGCGTGTCCGTTTACCTGCCACACGACTTCGTCCCCAGGGTCGTGCGGGATGTTATACGCATGAGCGAAGGGGAGGCACACGGCATCAGGTGAGTCAAGTGGAATTTCCCCGTTGGGgccttttgtttatttacaaacacgCACATTGGTatctgtcttaaaaaaaaaaagaaaaaaaaaagatggttgaGGTTTGTGCCAAGGACGTCTGTGTGTCATCATGAACACATTCCGTTATCCAAAGCGGAACTTGGACGTATACCTTAGGCCTAGTAATTTATCTATTTagagtgatattttttttaagctcAAGGAACGAATGATGCCGAAGTAtgttaattacttttaatttactgTCTTTTCAGGGGTTGCACGTTAGCACTAGAAGTACGAGACGGCACGAATCGTGTGAGTTTGGGGAAAATAGTCTGTGATCCAAAAGTACCAACCACGTGCACATTGCACGTTCGAATGGCCAGGGCTTCGCCCCCACCACAGGCAATGTCTTCCAACAGGTGAATATTATTCCTTTTATGAATAAAAGAACGCCGTTTATAGTGAACTGCGTATTAATAAATTACAATGGCTACCTTATACTAcccatttattgattcattttccCTCTATTTGCAGTTTCTTAAACCTGGCCACCATTGAAGACATCTACATCAGCCCAGGGTACACTTTGGAAAAGACGCGAAGGAAACCGTCGAAGAATCCTGCCTAGGCCTATGTCTTCTCTAAACGCCGGTTCCTATACTTCCTATGCGTTTAGGGCGAACATGACGATCTGATGTATGCGTCTAAATGCCAGCTATTAAGATGTCATTCCCAGGCGTGCTGTCGTAATCGAGATTAACGTACTGCAGACGTGTTTCAAGTGGAGATATACGTGCAGACATCTCTTAGCTTGCGCCGTGCACCGCATTCTCATCGTCATATTGCGTCATGGTGACCTTGTTGCATGCAAGATATCTGGGCGTCAGTGGAGGAGTTGCTTCGTTAGTGCAATATCCACGAAGTTATTGTGTCATTAAGCGACGCAACGTCGTGCTTACAAACgaagtttttatttctctcttgccACAC
This portion of the Macrobrachium nipponense isolate FS-2020 chromosome 10, ASM1510439v2, whole genome shotgun sequence genome encodes:
- the LOC135223837 gene encoding uncharacterized protein LOC135223837, giving the protein MLRALRPNTYKAHMPRLSSEFYDFQGAEDELAAHLLATHITRLVHRARKKTLVKLICPTYEEEEEFQKNFGGGNRQWWSKLLSTRGDGVSVYLPHDFVPRVVRDVIRMSEGEAHGIRGCTLALEVRDGTNRVSLGKIVCDPKVPTTCTLHVRMARASPPPQAMSSNSFLNLATIEDIYISPGYTLEKTRRKPSKNPA